Proteins encoded together in one Heterodontus francisci isolate sHetFra1 chromosome 20, sHetFra1.hap1, whole genome shotgun sequence window:
- the pprc1 gene encoding peroxisome proliferator-activated receptor gamma coactivator-related protein 1, with product MLTAQTPSGSRADLRGESSAEEMVNRGRGSRPGYLPTGSGTDLRGESPIEERINRGRGSWPGYLTSGSGTDLRGESPIKERINRGRRSRPDYLPTGSRAECSGPAGRITNRGDGKHRHSPGALECLKKTSVTSQESCKNKQLLDEESEATLLTALTEILDTVDDENPSPFDSIPDSEIFALPKGGRGCSLVGRQSCAVLPDSGKELFTHWVPAASKGPSTLWRLEKPKNRSFGEGISQQRSDGEEEDEDMINNGQGVSESGSELLDLHSGEQLNTPGLESGVTLLIGQNLPCGFNMKHVSLSDLVKYVHPYCLPMEAGTDSAGGVIELDVQVVQEGEVLDLEIPTVLCQGSECLPGGTVEIGTGLAAGKEPGPESQLQTLEQQEVLPAPPVQQESPPVLVRRRGRPRKTLKPTKTPVIGVQQDSTETPHSHSGLQTLLQTTENKKETPSEAQPLLAPRKQEGLAVALQESRLLAQQMEEVKLGARRIQTRGRTAAGRESRQRATVSKVAQGQRKPSPSETWSAQRGWSFPWVQERAVEPPETAVKQPTHPEQQSERISTQALCIDPDPDPDLVPPPRADPAAAPQADPNPAPAPRADPTPAPRTDSDPALAPQLPACDVPSPVVPANGSNEPRLRPISLQQYRLRLQQRQQQSALSAHANPRFSSDSSRKSAWPIVPIQSIVQGELSVLPLETAGHVVSGQAMGRDGQLSAPPARNLTPPARTLIPPTLPPATLAPPVRALLPPSLAPPVRALAPPVQALAPPVQALTPPTLAPPDRALTPPALTPPDRALTPPDRALTPPDRALTPPDRALTPPDRALTPPDRALTPPDRALAPPDRALAPPDRALAPPDRALAPPDRALAPPDRALAPPDRALAPPDRALAPPTLAPPVRALTPPSLAPPVRALLPPSLAPPIQALAPPVCALAPPVQALAPPSLAPPVLALPTLTPPAQTLTLALPARVLIPPSLAPPGCAIIREQPPEFQYKSKQEVVKPATLQWDLNPPAQTRIPALQPRQVQDTPALTLCMGAVLTPTTLAKLPAECPSSVPAVSAQAAAVRMRSTTLGEDVLSQQNNLLQAEAVKVSTVQTVLVKSPPALVPKSAPMQQLQSTEVALAQQEVDQGTLNSAKDNPKGIEAADVMSLLEQFEVTEATEEPPPGNSTGSEVSEECKLLDHIFGAELASTAGLTPPATPPHQIWKSVPPVGFLGKRKSQGVESIPGSPLRTVKLIEPKPLPQNNRTKCVASVSPQPPPETTLTALLGFGDHVYCLPRVSTQPLSHNICPPVVAQPDVGCRWNVKRQASITIKPITLLNHQCLSLTHRVLTAEEQQVSEPGRNGNTSDFQETPQEARASFNSLPTGIASVDPGRSCSQAAGTRNVGCDAALGLKGGCCATMSPCKNGETKEGKPFDSPHGCSRTLTSPCYRHQRYSSCSSSSSTSRSRSHSPAQKRRRYCRRRSRHSRHSSRSDSRSSSRSRSYSRSNSRSDSGSRSRSRSRSSRRCSIRMSYFTDAYDPYIEEPRNRYLRHEARARNSRRRELAIEERRVVYVGKIRTGMMREELRRRFEVFGEIEDCNIYFRNEGDNYGFVTYRYTCDAFAAIENGQTLRKPDELPFDLCFGGRRQFCKTNYADLDSSHTDFGSYSTKSKFDSLDFDTLLKQAKRSLRR from the exons atgctcactgcgcagactccttCTGGGAGCCgagcggacctgcggggagaatcatCGGCCGAGGAGATGGTAAATAGAGGCCGAGGATCACGGCCTGGTTACTTACCTACCGGGAGTGGAACAGACCTGCGGGGAGAATCACCGATCGAGGAGAGGATAAATAGAGGCCGAGGATCATGGCCTGGTTACTTAACTTCCGGGAGTGGAACAGACCTGCGGGGAGAATCACCGATCAAGGAGAGGATAAATAGAGGCCGACGATCACGGCCTGATTACTTACCTACCGGGAGCCGAGCGGAGTGTagtggacctgcggggagaatcacCAATCGAGGAGATGGTAAACACAGACACAGTCCAGGCGCGCTGGAGTGTTTGAAAAAAAcatcagtgacatcacaggaaagctgcaag AATAAACAACTGCTGGATGAGGAGAGTGAGGCAACACTGCTGACAGCTCTGACTGAGATACTGGACACTGTCGATGATGAAAACCCCTCACCCTTCGACTCAATTCCCGACTCTGAGATATTTGCTTTACCAAAGGGTGGGCGTGGGTGCTCTCTG GTTGGTCGCCAGTCGTGTGCCGTGCTTCCAGATTCGGGGAAGGAACTTTTTACACACTGGGTCCCAGCTGCTTCCAAGGGTCCAAGTACCTTGTGGAGATTGGAGAAGCCCAAGAACAGGAGCTTTGGAGAGGGGATTTCACAGCAGCGTAGTGATGGCGAGGAGGAGGACGAGGATATGATCAATAATGGGCAGGGTGTATCAGAGTCTGGCAGCGAACTGCTGGACTTGCACTCGGGTGAACAGCTGAATACGCCTGGGTTAGAGAGCGGTGTAACGCTTCTAATTGGACAGAACTTGCCATGTGGATTCAATATGAAGCATGTTTCACTGTCTGACCTGGTCAAGTATGTTCACCCTTACTGTTTGCCCATGGAGGCAGGCACGGACTCGGCGGGCGGTGTGATTGAGCTGGACGTTCAGGTGGTCCAGGAGGGAGAGGTGCTGGACCTGGAGATACCGACGGTCCTGTGTCAAGGCAGTGAGTGCCTGCCAGGAGGGACAGTTGAAATTGGCACGGGGCTGGCCGCTGGCAAGGAACCTGGCCCAGAGAGTCAGCTGCAAACCTTGGAGCAACAGGAGGTCTTACCTGCCCCTCCAGTGCAGCAGGagagtcccccagtccttgtaaggAGAAGAGGACGGCCAAGGAAAACTCTAAAACCCACAAAGACTCCGGTTATTGGCGTGCAGCAAGACAGCACTGAAACACCGCATTCACACTCCGGCCTTCAGACACTGCTTCAAACAACAGAAAACAAGAAGGAAACTCCCAGTGAGGCCCAACCACTACTGGCACCCAGGAAGCAGGAGGGGCTGGCTGTTGCTTTACAAGAATCCAGACTTTTAGCCCAGCAGATGGAGGAAGTGAAATTGGGTGCGAGGAGAATCCAAACCAGAGGCAGGACTGCTGCCGGGAGGGAGAGTAGACAGAGGGCCACAGTCAGCAAGGTTGCACAGGGCCAAAGGAAGCCATCACCATCTGAAACCTGGTCTGCACAGAGAGGCTGGAGCTTCCCCTGGGTACAGGAAAGGGCAGTGGAGCCTCCAGAGACTGCAGTGAAACAACCCACACACCCTGAACAGCAGTCGGAGAGGATCAGCACCCAAGCTTTGTGCATTGATCCTGATCCTGATCCTGACCTTGTCCCGCCTCCCAGGGCCGACCCCGCTGCGGCCCCCCAGGCTGACCCCAACCCTGCCCCGGCCCCCCGGGCCGACCCCACCCCGGCCCCCCGGACGGACTCTGACCCCGCCCTGGCCCCCCAACTTCCTGCCTGTGATGTGCCTTCTCCTGTGGTCCCTGCAAACGGCAGCAATGAGCCCAGACTGCGACCAATCAGTCTCCAGCAGTACCGACTGCGACTCCAGCAACGGCAACAACAGAGCGCCCTCTCCGCACACGCGAATCCGCGGTTTAGCAGTGACTCCAGCCGCAAGAGTGCTTGGCCCATTGTCCCCATTCAGTCCATCGTCCAGGGGGAGCTCAGCGTTCTGCCGCTGGAAACCGCTGGACACGTGGTCAGCGGACAGGCTATGGGGCGTGATGGGCAGCTGTCAGCCCCTCCTGCCCGCAACCTGACCCCTCCGGCCCGGACCCTGATCCCACCAACCTTGCCCCCAGCCACCTTGGCCCCGCCTGTCAGAGCCCTGCTGCCACCCTCTTTGGCCCCGCCTGTCCGGGCCCTGGCCCCGCCTGTACAGGCCCTGGCCCCGCCTGTACAGGCCCTGACCCCGCCCACCTTGGCCCCGCCTGACCGAGCCCTGACCCCACCCGCCTTGACCCCGCCTGACCGAGCCCTGACCCCACCTGACCGAGCCCTGACCCCGCCTGACCGAGCCCTGACCCCGCCTGACCGAGCCCTGACCCCGCCTGACCGAGCCCTGACCCCGCCTGACCGAGCCCTGACCCCGCCTGACCGAGCCCTGGCCCCGCCTGACCGAGCCCTGGCCCCGCCTGACCGAGCCCTGGCCCCGCCTGACCGAGCCCTGGCCCCGCCTGACCGAGCCCTGGCCCCGCCTGACCGAGCCCTGGCCCCGCCTGACCGAGCCCTGGCCCCGCCTGACCGAGCCCTGGCCCCGCCCACCTTGGCCCCGCCTGTCCGAGCCCTGACCCCACCCAGCTTGGCCCCGCCTGTCCGAGCCCTGCTGCCACCCTCTTTGGCCCCGCCCATTCAGGCCCTGGCCCCGCCTGTCTGTGCTCTGGCCCCACCTGTCCAGGCCCTGGCCCCGCCCTCTTTGGCCCCGCCTGTCCTGGCCCTGCCCACTTTGACCCCGCCTGCTCAAACACTGACCCTGGCTCTGCCCGCCCGGGTCCTGATCCCACCCTCTCTGGCCCCACCAGGCTGCGCCATCATCAGAGAACAGCCACCCGAGTTTCAGTACAAGTCAAAGCAGGAAGTGGTGAAACCAGCAACGCTCCAATGGGACCTGAACCCACCGGCCCAAACCCGGATCCCGGCCCTACAACCTCGGCAAGTCCAGGACACGCCAGCCCTGACACTCTGCATGGGAGCAGTCCTCACTCCAACAACCCTGGCCAAGTTACCTGCAGAGTGCCCCTCATCAGTGCCTGCAGTTTCGGCCCAGGCTGCTGCAGTCAGAATGCGCAGTACCACCCTAGGGGAGGATGTTCTATCCCAGCAGAACAACTTGCTGCAGGCTGAAGCTGTCAAGGTGTCCACTGTGCAGACTGTGCTAGTCAAATCTCCACCAGCGTTGGTCCCCAAATCTGCACCAATGCAGCAGCTCCAGTCAACAGAGGTAGCCCTAGCACAGCAAGAGGTTGATCAGGGAACACTGAATTCTGCAAAGGACAACCCTAAAG GTATCGAGGCGGCCGATGTGATGAGTTTGCTCGAACAGTTCGAAGTCACGGAGG CCACAGAGGAGCCGCCTCCTGGAAACAGCACTGG GTCAGAAGTCTCAGAGGAGTGCAAGCTGCTGGATCACATATTTGGGGCTGAATTGGCGAGTACTGCAG GTTTGACCCCTCCAGCGACTCCACCTCACCAGATTTGGAAATCTGTTCCCCCAGTGGGCTTTCTTGGAAAGCGGAAGTCGCAGGGAGTGGAGAGTATCCCGGGATCTCCACTCAGGACCGTGAAGCTAATTGAACCGAAACCTCTGCCACAGAATAACAGGACAAAGTGTGTGGCAAGTGTGAGCCCCCAGCCTCCACCTGAAACCACACTCACTGCCCTCCTCGGCTTTGGGGATCATGTATATTGTTTACCCAGAGTTAGCACCCAGCCATTATCGCACAACATCTGTCCTCCAGTCGTGGCTCAGCCAGATGTTGGCTGCCGTTGGAATGTTAAGCGCCAAGCGAGTATCACCATTAAACCCATTACCTTGTTGAATCATCAATGTCTGAGCCTGACTCACCGGGTCCTGACAGCTGAAGAGCAACAAGTGTCTGAGCCTGGCAGGAATGGGAACACATCAGACTTCCAAGAAACACCTCAGGAAGCTCGGGCATCTTTTAACAGTCTTCCCACCGGAATAGCAAGCGTGGACCCCGGGAGGAGCTGCTCGCAGGCAGCAGGCACTAGAAATGTTGGATGTGACGCTGCCCTAGGCCTGAAGGGAGGCTGTTGTGCGACTATGTCTCCCTGTAAGAATGGAGAGACTAAGGAAGGCAAACCTTTTGATTCTCCCCATGGTTGTTCAAGGACTCTGACCTCCCCATGCTACAGGCACCAGCGATATTCCAGCTGCTCCAGTTCCAGCTCCACATCCCGGTCCAGGTCCCATTCTCCTGCACAAAAGAGGAGACG ATACTGCAGGAGACGATCCCGTCATTCCCGACACAGTTCGCGATCAGATTCCAGATCCAGCTCACGTTCCAGATCATATTCCAGATCCAATTCAAGATCTGATTCTGGATCCAGATCCAGATCCAGATCTAGATCCTCACGGAGATGCAGCATCCGAATGAG TTATTTCACAGATGCTTATGATCCATACATTGAGGAACCGAGAAATCGATATTTGAGACACGAAGCTCGTGCACGGAACAGCCGCCGGAGGGAGCTCGCTATC